Proteins found in one Nitrospirota bacterium genomic segment:
- the cas7c gene encoding type I-C CRISPR-associated protein Cas7/Csd2, with product MSNTINNRYDFVLFFDVKDGNPNGDPDAGNLPRVDPETGHGLVTDVCLKRKVRNYVQMSNGNKDGYDIFVKEKAILNKYIREGYETLGINLNEPPTDKKDGEKRKTKGGAQSSEIEKGRQYMCKTYYDVRTFGAVMSTGPNAGQVRGPIQMTFARSVDQVVPLEHSLTVCAARSEDKSIEEQIGIQGRKFTIPYGLYRCHGFISAPFATQTGFNEDDLNLFWKALLEMFEHDRSAARGQMATRKLIIFKHDSAMGNHPSHVLFDMVKVKSENKPARDFSDYTVTVPTQANMLQGVTLEVEL from the coding sequence ATGAGCAACACAATCAACAACCGCTATGATTTTGTATTATTCTTTGATGTAAAGGACGGCAATCCCAACGGAGACCCGGACGCAGGCAACCTGCCGCGCGTTGATCCTGAAACAGGACACGGGCTTGTTACGGACGTTTGTTTAAAAAGGAAAGTAAGAAATTATGTGCAGATGTCAAATGGGAATAAAGATGGATACGATATTTTTGTGAAAGAAAAAGCGATACTCAACAAATATATTAGAGAAGGATATGAGACATTGGGCATTAATCTTAACGAACCACCCACAGACAAAAAAGATGGAGAGAAGCGTAAAACCAAAGGTGGAGCTCAAAGCAGCGAAATTGAGAAAGGACGGCAGTATATGTGTAAGACTTACTATGATGTCCGAACTTTCGGGGCCGTTATGAGTACAGGTCCTAATGCTGGACAAGTTAGAGGTCCGATACAAATGACTTTTGCGCGCTCCGTTGATCAAGTAGTTCCACTTGAACATTCATTGACTGTTTGCGCTGCCCGTTCTGAGGATAAATCAATCGAAGAACAAATTGGCATTCAAGGGCGTAAATTCACAATCCCTTATGGACTTTATCGTTGCCACGGATTTATCTCTGCACCATTTGCAACGCAGACAGGATTTAACGAAGATGATTTGAATCTATTCTGGAAGGCTCTTCTTGAAATGTTTGAGCATGACCGATCTGCAGCGCGGGGACAAATGGCCACTCGGAAGCTCATCATTTTCAAGCACGATTCAGCAATGGGTAATCATCCGTCTCACGTGCTGTTCGACATGGTCAAGGTCAAATCCGAAAACAAGCCTGCGCGTGATTTCAGTGATTACACTGTCACAGTACCTACTCAGGCAAATATGCTGCAGGGTGTAACTTTGGAGGTCGAGCTTTAG
- the cas4 gene encoding CRISPR-associated protein Cas4 produces MYTEDDLIQLSSLQHFFPVEYKRGKPKMDDCDKVQLCAQAICLEEMLNVEIPEGALFYGQTHHRHDVIFDKALRSETEDAAKKVHELIESGITPKAEYSKKCKKCSLVELCLPNASSKASNYLMKAMAEE; encoded by the coding sequence TTGTACACTGAAGACGATTTGATTCAACTCTCTTCCTTGCAGCACTTTTTTCCTGTTGAATACAAGCGCGGAAAACCTAAGATGGATGATTGCGATAAGGTTCAGCTTTGCGCTCAGGCAATCTGTCTTGAGGAAATGCTCAATGTTGAAATTCCGGAAGGCGCGCTTTTTTACGGCCAGACTCACCACAGGCATGATGTGATTTTTGACAAGGCATTGCGTTCGGAAACAGAAGACGCTGCGAAAAAAGTTCATGAGCTTATTGAATCAGGGATTACGCCGAAAGCTGAATACTCAAAAAAGTGCAAGAAGTGTTCTTTGGTAGAGTTGTGCCTGCCTAATGCAAGCAGTAAGGCGAGTAATTATCTGATGAAGGCGATGGCGGAGGAATAA
- a CDS encoding virulence RhuM family protein: MKKKKEQIPVKSDLILYQTEDGKTNIEVRLQDETVWMSQLAMAELFQTTVPNINIHLNNVYDEGELSEMATIKDYLIVRHEGSRQVRRNVRHYNLEAIVAVGYRVKSLRGTQFRRWATERLNEYLIKGFTMDDERLKEVNNIGSDYFDEMLERIRDIRSSEKRFYQKIRDIYKLAVDYDPNAEETLEFFSIVQNKLHFAVSGKTAAEIISERADASKPNMGLTSWKGAKVRRGDVTIAKNYLNHNEIEHLNRIVEMYLNYAEDQAKRRRQVFMRDWRKKLDAFLKFNERDILTNAGKVTKEVANKLALDHYEAFNRNRLAIEAKEEALADDEELKKIEAAIERKKRQRHKKT, encoded by the coding sequence ATGAAGAAAAAGAAAGAACAAATTCCAGTTAAAAGTGATTTGATTCTGTATCAGACAGAGGATGGCAAAACTAATATCGAGGTGAGATTGCAGGACGAAACCGTCTGGATGAGCCAATTGGCAATGGCGGAACTGTTTCAGACAACTGTCCCTAACATCAATATTCATTTAAACAATGTGTATGACGAAGGAGAGCTTTCAGAGATGGCAACTATTAAGGATTACTTAATAGTTCGGCATGAGGGTTCCCGGCAGGTTCGCCGCAATGTAAGGCACTACAACCTTGAAGCTATTGTCGCGGTCGGCTACCGGGTGAAATCACTTCGAGGCACTCAGTTTCGCAGGTGGGCAACAGAGCGGTTGAATGAGTATCTCATCAAGGGCTTCACCATGGACGATGAACGGCTGAAAGAAGTCAATAATATCGGCTCTGATTACTTTGATGAGATGCTTGAGCGGATAAGGGACATCCGGTCAAGCGAAAAGCGTTTTTATCAAAAAATCCGCGACATCTATAAACTTGCGGTTGATTACGATCCGAATGCAGAAGAAACCCTGGAATTTTTTAGCATTGTCCAGAACAAGCTGCACTTTGCAGTATCAGGAAAGACTGCTGCTGAAATAATCTCCGAACGGGCGGATGCATCGAAGCCCAATATGGGATTGACTTCATGGAAGGGGGCAAAAGTCCGCAGGGGGGATGTGACCATTGCCAAAAACTATCTGAATCATAATGAAATCGAGCATCTCAACCGCATTGTTGAAATGTACCTGAATTATGCCGAAGATCAGGCCAAACGCCGCAGGCAGGTTTTCATGCGCGACTGGCGGAAAAAGCTGGATGCCTTCCTGAAATTTAACGAACGGGATATTCTGACTAACGCAGGCAAGGTGACCAAAGAAGTAGCGAATAAGCTGGCGCTTGATCATTATGAAGCATTTAACCGCAACCGGCTTGCAATAGAGGCGAAGGAGGAAGCTCTTGCTGACGATGAAGAACTGAAAAAGATAGAAGCGGCTATCGAAAGAAAAAAGAGACAGAGACATAAAAAGACATGA
- the cas1c gene encoding type I-C CRISPR-associated endonuclease Cas1 has product MKRHLNTLFVTTQGAYLSKEGETVIVKVDGEVALRLPVHTLGGIVCFGQVSCSPYLMGFCAERGVSVSFMTENGSFLAKVQGPVSGNVLLRREQYRKADDQKFSADMATAFLTGKITNSRTVLQRALRDHSEKIECSELEDAVQKLNSSLRRLQSDSDLDSLRGIEGDSANAYFSVFDHLITTQKENFFFKERNRRPPLDNVNCLLSFLYVILMHDIRSALEAVGLDPAVGFLHRDRPGRYSLALDLMEEFRPFFADRLALSLINLCQVQDKGFNKKESGSVWMDDDTRKTVLVTYQKRKQDEMMHPFLKEKVTVGLLFHTQALLLARYLRGDMDAYPPFIWK; this is encoded by the coding sequence ATGAAAAGACACCTTAATACATTGTTCGTGACAACTCAGGGCGCGTATCTTTCAAAAGAAGGAGAGACAGTCATTGTCAAGGTTGATGGAGAAGTGGCCTTGCGCTTGCCTGTTCATACCCTCGGCGGCATTGTCTGTTTCGGACAGGTCAGTTGCAGCCCGTATCTTATGGGCTTTTGTGCAGAGCGCGGAGTGTCAGTTAGTTTCATGACTGAAAACGGCAGCTTCCTCGCAAAGGTTCAGGGGCCTGTGTCAGGCAATGTACTTCTGAGGCGCGAACAATACAGGAAGGCTGATGATCAGAAATTCTCTGCTGATATGGCAACTGCTTTTCTTACAGGAAAAATTACCAACAGCAGGACGGTCTTGCAGAGAGCGCTAAGGGATCATTCAGAGAAAATCGAATGTTCTGAACTTGAAGATGCAGTTCAAAAACTCAACAGCTCTTTAAGGAGGCTACAGTCTGATTCAGATCTCGATTCTTTGCGCGGGATTGAGGGCGACTCTGCAAATGCATATTTCAGCGTCTTCGACCACCTGATTACAACTCAAAAGGAAAACTTCTTTTTCAAGGAGCGTAACAGGCGTCCGCCTCTTGATAATGTAAACTGTCTGCTTTCTTTTCTTTATGTGATTCTGATGCACGATATAAGGTCTGCGCTTGAAGCAGTCGGGCTGGACCCTGCTGTGGGCTTTTTGCACAGAGACCGGCCGGGGCGCTATAGTCTTGCCTTGGATTTGATGGAAGAGTTCCGTCCGTTTTTTGCAGACCGTTTGGCTCTTTCATTGATTAATCTCTGTCAGGTGCAGGACAAGGGGTTTAATAAAAAAGAATCAGGCTCAGTGTGGATGGATGACGACACAAGAAAGACAGTGCTGGTAACTTACCAGAAGCGTAAGCAGGATGAGATGATGCATCCTTTTTTGAAAGAGAAGGTTACTGTCGGGCTGTTATTTCATACGCAGGCATTGCTTCTGGCGCGCTATCTGCGCGGGGATATGGATGCATATCCGCCGTTTATATGGAAGTGA
- the cas2 gene encoding CRISPR-associated endonuclease Cas2: MFMIVSYDVSTVEKGGQRRLRRVARACLDYGQRVQNSIFECIVDPAQWTTLRSRLVKEIDPAKDSLRFYYLGSNWKHRVEHVGAKATIEQDGPLII, encoded by the coding sequence ATGTTTATGATTGTAAGTTATGATGTGTCAACAGTTGAGAAGGGCGGGCAGCGCCGTCTGCGAAGGGTAGCGCGTGCGTGTCTTGACTATGGACAGAGGGTGCAGAATTCTATCTTTGAATGCATTGTTGACCCTGCGCAATGGACAACGCTCAGGTCGAGGCTCGTTAAGGAGATTGACCCTGCAAAAGACAGTCTGCGGTTTTATTATCTCGGCTCTAACTGGAAACACAGGGTTGAGCATGTGGGTGCAAAGGCAACGATTGAACAGGATGGGCCATTAATAATTTGA
- a CDS encoding AbrB/MazE/SpoVT family DNA-binding domain-containing protein, with product MESTVTVRGQTAIPVAIRRKYNIKPKTKLEWIDDGHTITVLPIPKDPIKALRGKFRDTDLLRSLLKSRKEERERV from the coding sequence ATGGAAAGCACGGTTACAGTGAGGGGGCAGACGGCGATCCCCGTGGCGATACGCAGAAAGTATAACATCAAGCCAAAGACAAAACTTGAGTGGATAGATGACGGACATACCATAACTGTCTTGCCTATTCCCAAAGACCCCATTAAGGCGCTCAGGGGCAAATTCAGGGACACGGATCTTCTGCGGTCGCTTCTGAAATCAAGGAAAGAGGAACGAGAACGTGTCTAA
- a CDS encoding type II toxin-antitoxin system VapC family toxin produces MSKSYVLDTSAIFTFTKAEEGSDVVEDILNMAKKGKDSVYLSFVSFMELYYVTWQEKSEDAARELIILVKSLPVHRVDSNERLTLSAGRLKANHRLSVADAFIAATAIEKGAVLVHKDPELEVISKYTEIIELPYK; encoded by the coding sequence GTGTCTAAGAGTTATGTGCTGGACACCTCTGCTATTTTCACTTTTACAAAGGCAGAGGAGGGCAGTGACGTGGTTGAAGATATTCTGAATATGGCCAAGAAGGGGAAAGATTCGGTTTATCTCTCGTTCGTCAGCTTTATGGAATTGTACTATGTCACATGGCAGGAAAAAAGTGAAGATGCTGCCAGGGAGTTGATTATACTGGTTAAGTCGCTGCCTGTTCACAGAGTAGATTCAAATGAAAGGCTCACTTTGTCTGCAGGCAGGCTTAAGGCAAATCACAGGCTTTCGGTGGCTGATGCTTTTATAGCGGCAACAGCAATAGAAAAAGGCGCTGTCCTGGTTCACAAAGACCCCGAGCTTGAAGTTATATCAAAATACACAGAAATCATAGAGTTGCCGTATAAATAA
- the rpsT gene encoding 30S ribosomal protein S20 translates to MPAKAAKKKNLSAIKRIRQAEKRNLRNASIRSKIKTVSKRIEEAITEKNQDNVKKFLREIIRAVNSAVSKGVLHKNTASRKISRLSKLANTVLKAAAA, encoded by the coding sequence TTGCCGGCTAAAGCAGCAAAAAAGAAAAACCTTTCAGCAATAAAAAGAATAAGACAGGCAGAGAAACGCAATTTGCGCAATGCTTCAATCCGCTCAAAGATAAAGACTGTCTCGAAAAGGATTGAGGAAGCGATAACTGAAAAAAATCAGGACAATGTAAAAAAGTTTTTGAGAGAGATAATAAGGGCTGTAAATTCAGCTGTCTCAAAAGGCGTATTGCACAAAAATACAGCCTCCAGAAAAATATCAAGACTCTCAAAACTGGCAAATACAGTTCTCAAAGCTGCAGCAGCCTGA
- the holA gene encoding DNA polymerase III subunit delta, with translation MSIKTFLQEIDKGLTSPAYLLYADNEYMIEEALSSVKKTIPETEMAFNFNVFDMDSADSIPTTGEITDTLNTVSFFGSRRYVVVRNLQKISTKEFRKFQSYIANPSPNSVFLMSYTGTLKKEMKESTKGLKSICLDMRENDLPVWIKEKIRQKGITIKDDAVEYLIGVVGDDIGLLSSEIEKLASFGNETITITGIKEIVEGSRDYSVFDLTNALREKNIEKVFRIYRTLSETTEPYNLLGAINWQYSKMSLQANDTRQRKNISRAFKLLNDADIQIKTSGGAYPMEHLLIRLLQL, from the coding sequence ATGAGCATTAAAACCTTTTTGCAGGAAATAGATAAAGGACTGACCTCGCCTGCCTACCTTCTATATGCAGATAACGAGTATATGATAGAAGAGGCGTTATCTTCAGTAAAAAAAACAATTCCTGAAACAGAGATGGCTTTCAACTTCAATGTATTTGACATGGACTCTGCCGACAGCATCCCAACTACAGGGGAAATAACTGACACCTTAAATACAGTCTCTTTTTTCGGAAGCCGCAGGTATGTAGTTGTCAGGAACCTTCAGAAAATTTCTACAAAGGAATTTAGAAAATTCCAATCCTATATAGCCAATCCATCACCCAATTCGGTTTTCTTAATGTCCTATACCGGAACATTAAAAAAAGAAATGAAAGAAAGCACGAAAGGGTTAAAAAGCATCTGCCTCGATATGCGGGAGAATGATCTGCCTGTGTGGATAAAAGAAAAGATAAGGCAAAAGGGAATTACAATTAAAGATGACGCCGTGGAATACCTCATCGGGGTTGTCGGAGACGACATAGGACTTCTGTCATCGGAAATCGAAAAACTTGCGTCATTCGGGAATGAAACAATAACAATCACAGGCATAAAGGAAATTGTTGAAGGGAGCAGGGATTACAGTGTCTTTGACCTCACAAATGCGCTGAGAGAGAAGAACATCGAAAAAGTATTCAGGATATACAGAACGCTCTCCGAGACAACAGAACCGTATAACCTTTTAGGCGCAATAAACTGGCAGTACAGCAAGATGTCCCTGCAAGCAAACGACACGCGTCAGCGGAAAAACATTTCCAGAGCATTTAAACTCCTTAACGATGCCGATATACAGATAAAAACCTCAGGCGGCGCCTATCCGATGGAACACCTGCTTATCAGGCTGCTGCAGCTTTGA
- a CDS encoding methyl-accepting chemotaxis protein gives MENRPPFRRRNYFIKKKFQANFSIKFFAIIVIEAVLAVGLFLFLSKGTLTTGYIGSELKITRTYDFFLPTLLLANLVIVGITGITGIIVLIFLSHRIAGPMYRFEKALGEISKGDLTHRVKLRQADEFKELADRINELTNTLDINVGNLKSGANEISEQFLRLKTLTASGNPSDEDLERLVQGISEKLSDLQETANYFKTSKEQQDKKP, from the coding sequence ATGGAAAATAGACCACCGTTCAGGCGAAGAAACTATTTTATCAAGAAAAAATTTCAGGCGAATTTTTCGATCAAGTTCTTTGCCATTATAGTTATAGAGGCAGTCCTTGCAGTAGGCCTTTTCCTTTTCTTGTCAAAAGGAACACTGACCACAGGCTACATCGGCTCAGAACTCAAGATAACACGCACGTATGATTTCTTCCTCCCTACTCTTCTCCTCGCAAATCTTGTCATTGTAGGCATAACAGGCATAACAGGCATAATCGTTTTGATATTCTTATCTCACAGAATAGCAGGCCCGATGTACCGTTTTGAAAAAGCGCTCGGCGAGATCAGCAAAGGCGACCTGACTCACAGGGTTAAACTCCGGCAAGCAGATGAGTTTAAGGAATTAGCGGATCGCATTAATGAACTGACAAATACCCTTGATATTAATGTTGGGAACCTAAAGTCCGGCGCCAATGAAATTTCTGAACAATTTCTAAGATTAAAAACCCTCACTGCATCAGGCAATCCCTCCGACGAGGACCTTGAACGCCTTGTACAGGGCATTTCTGAAAAACTATCAGACTTACAGGAGACTGCAAATTATTTTAAAACCTCTAAAGAGCAGCAAGATAAAAAACCCTGA